A window of the Bacteroides thetaiotaomicron VPI-5482 genome harbors these coding sequences:
- the rnpA gene encoding ribonuclease P protein component, protein MFEGGHSKSFSIFPIRVVYMPVEQGEVPATILISVSKRRFKRAVKRNRVKRQIREVYRKNKQPLLDGLQNKGQRLAIAFIYLSDELVATAELEEKMKTALSRISEKLSL, encoded by the coding sequence ATGTTCGAAGGCGGCCATTCCAAGTCGTTTTCCATCTTTCCGATACGCGTTGTATATATGCCCGTAGAACAAGGTGAAGTGCCGGCAACGATACTTATCAGCGTATCGAAGCGGCGTTTCAAACGTGCTGTAAAGCGCAATCGGGTGAAGCGGCAGATACGCGAAGTCTACCGGAAGAACAAACAGCCACTGCTGGACGGTTTGCAAAACAAAGGGCAGCGTCTGGCAATTGCTTTTATCTATCTGTCGGACGAACTTGTAGCCACTGCCGAACTGGAAGAGAAAATGAAGACAGCGCTTTCGCGCATTTCTGAAAAGTTATCCTTATGA
- the yidD gene encoding membrane protein insertion efficiency factor YidD: MSLKSLVRKVFSFLLLIPIYFYRVCISPLTPPSCRFTPTCSAYAVEAIKKHGPVKGLYLAVRRILRCHPWGGSGYDPVP, translated from the coding sequence ATGTCCCTGAAAAGTCTTGTGAGGAAGGTGTTTTCATTCTTACTGCTGATTCCTATCTATTTTTACCGGGTGTGTATTTCGCCCCTTACCCCTCCGTCTTGTCGGTTTACGCCCACTTGTTCGGCCTATGCGGTCGAAGCAATCAAGAAACACGGTCCCGTCAAAGGACTCTATCTGGCTGTCCGGCGCATTCTCAGGTGTCATCCGTGGGGTGGTTCCGGTTATGATCCTGTGCCTTAA
- a CDS encoding TatD family hydrolase, whose protein sequence is MENNASHILDIHTHKSEDASHGRAIINFPLPVDDSLCLSASDVRTAGKEGYFYSAGIHPWKLTERNAEEQFELLQQLLVKEQFVAVGEAGFDKLTAAPMELQVRMFEKQVELSEKYRLPLIIHCVKAMDELLAVRKKLNPAQPWIWHGFRGKPQQAGQLIKNGIYLSFGAHYSEETVKGVPVGRLFLETDDSPVDIEEVLKQVAKARSTDAEELRQAIRENIQKVFFRR, encoded by the coding sequence ATGGAGAATAACGCGAGTCATATTCTGGATATTCATACTCACAAGTCGGAGGATGCTTCCCACGGCAGGGCGATTATCAATTTTCCATTACCGGTGGATGATTCGCTGTGCCTGTCGGCTTCGGATGTCAGGACGGCAGGTAAAGAGGGATATTTCTATTCGGCCGGCATTCATCCCTGGAAACTGACGGAACGCAATGCGGAAGAGCAATTTGAACTTCTGCAGCAGTTGCTTGTGAAAGAGCAGTTTGTGGCGGTAGGAGAGGCGGGTTTCGATAAACTGACAGCTGCTCCGATGGAGCTTCAGGTAAGGATGTTTGAGAAGCAGGTGGAATTGTCGGAGAAATATCGGTTGCCACTGATTATTCATTGTGTGAAGGCGATGGATGAGTTGCTGGCGGTGAGGAAGAAACTGAATCCGGCTCAACCCTGGATTTGGCACGGCTTTCGCGGGAAACCGCAGCAGGCAGGGCAACTGATAAAGAACGGCATTTATCTTTCTTTCGGTGCGCATTATTCGGAGGAAACGGTGAAGGGAGTGCCTGTCGGTCGCCTGTTTCTGGAGACGGATGACAGTCCGGTCGACATTGAAGAAGTGCTGAAGCAGGTGGCGAAAGCACGAAGCACGGATGCGGAAGAGCTGCGGCAGGCGATTCGGGAAAATATTCAAAAAGTCTTTTTTAGGCGTTAA
- the tyrS gene encoding tyrosine--tRNA ligase, whose translation MNFVEELRWRGMLQDIMPGTEELLNKEQVTAYLGIDPTADSLHIGHLCGVMILRHLQRCGHKPLALIGGATGMIGDPSGKSAERNLLNEETLRHNQACIKKQLAKFLDFESDVPNRAELVNNYDWMKEFSFLDFVREVGKHITVNYMMAKDSVKRRLNGEARDGLSFTEFTYQLLQGYDFLHLYETKGCKLQMGGSDQWGNITTGAELIRRTNGGEVFALTCPLITKADGGKFGKTESGNIWLDPRYTSPYKFYQFWLNVSDSDAERYIKIFTSIEKEEIEALVAEHQQAPHLRALQKRLAKEVTIMVHSEEDYNAAVDASNILFGNATSESLRKLDEDTLLAVFEGVPQFEISRDALAEGVKAVDLFVDNAAVFASKGEMRKLVQGGGVSLNKEKLEAFDQVITTADLLDGKYLLVQRGKKNYFLLIAK comes from the coding sequence ATGAATTTTGTAGAAGAATTGAGATGGCGTGGCATGCTGCAGGACATCATGCCGGGAACGGAAGAGTTGTTAAACAAAGAGCAGGTGACTGCCTATTTGGGTATCGACCCGACTGCCGATTCGCTACACATTGGTCACCTTTGTGGAGTGATGATCCTTCGTCATTTACAACGCTGCGGCCATAAGCCGCTGGCACTCATCGGTGGCGCTACAGGTATGATTGGAGACCCTTCCGGAAAATCGGCAGAACGTAACCTGCTGAACGAGGAAACATTGCGTCACAATCAGGCGTGTATCAAAAAACAGCTTGCCAAGTTCCTCGACTTCGAGTCGGATGTGCCTAACCGTGCTGAATTAGTGAACAATTATGACTGGATGAAAGAGTTTTCTTTCCTTGACTTTGTTCGCGAAGTAGGTAAGCATATCACTGTAAACTATATGATGGCAAAGGATTCTGTAAAGCGTCGCCTCAACGGAGAAGCACGTGACGGACTGTCATTCACCGAATTTACTTATCAGCTGCTTCAAGGCTACGATTTCCTTCATCTGTATGAAACTAAAGGATGTAAACTTCAGATGGGCGGTTCCGACCAGTGGGGAAATATCACTACCGGAGCAGAACTGATCCGCCGTACCAATGGGGGAGAGGTGTTCGCGCTGACTTGCCCGCTGATCACAAAAGCTGACGGTGGTAAGTTTGGTAAAACTGAATCTGGAAATATCTGGTTGGACCCTCGTTATACTTCTCCCTATAAGTTCTACCAGTTCTGGCTGAACGTAAGCGACTCTGATGCAGAACGCTATATCAAGATTTTCACTTCGATCGAGAAGGAAGAAATCGAAGCATTAGTGGCCGAGCACCAGCAGGCTCCGCACTTGCGTGCTTTGCAGAAACGTCTGGCCAAGGAAGTGACTATCATGGTTCACTCCGAAGAAGATTACAATGCAGCGGTAGATGCGTCTAATATCCTGTTCGGTAACGCTACTTCCGAGTCGTTGCGCAAGTTGGACGAAGATACGTTGCTGGCTGTATTCGAAGGCGTACCCCAGTTTGAAATCTCTCGTGACGCCTTGGCGGAAGGAGTGAAGGCTGTTGATCTGTTTGTCGATAATGCGGCTGTATTTGCTTCGAAAGGCGAAATGCGTAAGTTGGTTCAAGGCGGTGGCGTATCATTGAATAAAGAAAAACTGGAAGCTTTTGACCAGGTTATTACGACTGCCGATCTGCTTGACGGGAAATATCTGCTTGTTCAGCGTGGTAAAAAGAACTATTTTCTGCTGATCGCGAAGTAA
- the kduI gene encoding 5-dehydro-4-deoxy-D-glucuronate isomerase, translating into MKTNYEIRYAAHPEDAKSYDTARIRRDFLIEKIFVPNEVNMVYSMYDRMVVGGALPVGEVLTLEAIDPLKAPFFLTRREMGIYNVGGPGVVKAGDAVFELDYKEALYLGSGDRVVTFESKDASNPAKFYFNSLTAHRNYPDRKVTKADAVVAEMGSLEGSNHRNINKMLVNQVLPTCQLQMGMTELAPGSVWNTMPAHVHSRRMEAYFYFEIPEEHAICHFMGEVDETRHVWMKGDQAVLSPEWSIHSAAATHNYTFIWGMGGENLDYGDQDFSLITDLK; encoded by the coding sequence ATGAAAACGAACTATGAAATTCGCTATGCTGCGCATCCCGAGGATGCAAAAAGTTATGATACTGCAAGAATCCGTCGCGATTTCTTAATCGAAAAAATATTTGTTCCCAACGAAGTGAATATGGTGTACTCCATGTACGACCGTATGGTTGTAGGCGGCGCGCTTCCGGTAGGAGAGGTGCTGACACTCGAAGCGATCGACCCGCTGAAGGCTCCGTTCTTCCTGACCCGTCGTGAAATGGGTATTTACAATGTAGGCGGACCGGGCGTAGTGAAGGCCGGAGATGCGGTTTTCGAACTTGACTATAAAGAAGCCCTCTACCTTGGTTCGGGCGACCGTGTGGTGACGTTCGAAAGCAAGGACGCTTCCAATCCTGCCAAATTCTATTTCAACTCACTGACCGCACACCGCAACTATCCCGACCGTAAAGTGACGAAAGCGGATGCCGTAGTGGCTGAAATGGGCTCGTTGGAAGGTTCCAACCACCGTAACATCAATAAGATGCTGGTCAATCAGGTATTGCCTACCTGTCAGCTGCAGATGGGTATGACGGAACTTGCTCCGGGAAGCGTATGGAACACGATGCCTGCCCACGTGCACAGCCGTCGTATGGAAGCTTACTTCTACTTCGAAATCCCCGAAGAGCACGCTATCTGCCACTTTATGGGTGAGGTGGACGAAACTCGTCACGTATGGATGAAGGGCGATCAGGCTGTTCTGTCTCCCGAATGGTCGATCCACTCGGCTGCGGCTACCCACAACTATACCTTTATCTGGGGTATGGGCGGTGAAAACCTCGATTATGGCGATCAGGACTTCTCATTAATTACAGATTTAAAATAA